The Pristis pectinata isolate sPriPec2 chromosome 12, sPriPec2.1.pri, whole genome shotgun sequence DNA window GCACAGGCTGTTGATCATGCGTGATTTACAGGGGTACTGGGAAGAGCagggaaaatgggactgatgggatcgcTATCCCAGTAGGTATTATAGACCCAGTGGTCCGAAAGTTCTCCTGTTGtaacataatttatgtttttcttgtgaatgttgtctctgtaatgctatgtgcctgtgatgttgctgcaagtgagtttttcattgcatctgtacacacatgtacttgtgcatatgacaataaactggactttgaacgccctcagtaccacactggaaGTGTCAGGTGGTGTCTGAAGCAGGGGTTAAACCTGTTTGAGTGTGGCTCATTGAGGCACAGTTAACCCTGCTGTTCAAGCCTCCAACTACTACATGGTTGGGGGTCTCCTCCATAGCTTATCGTGGCAGGGGTCGGGTAACCCGTGGCAGTACGCCAAGTGTGAACTGGGTGCGTCCTCAACGCCTGTCTTGCTCCCACAAATAGGTCCAACAGGCAGCGGGAAGACCACCTTCATCAGCGAGTGCGCCCTGGACCTCTGCATCCAAGGGGTGAACACCCTGTGGGGAAGCTTTGAGATCAGCAACGTCCGCCTGGCCAAGATCATGCTGACTCAGTTCGCAATGCAGCGCCTGGATGATCAGCTGGACAGCTATGACGAGTGGGCTGACAAGTTTGAGAACCTGCCGCTGTTCTTCATGACATTTCACGGCCAACAGAGCATCAAGTGAAGTACCTGGCAGTGACAGTAGCAGCTTATACTTGGGGAGCAATGTTTACAGTGGGAAATGACCTGAGACAATCCCTAGGGTCTTATCGAACAAAAGGGCACCCAGCATATGAGGagacaaatgtaaagggaaaggacccttaacagcgttgaggcacagagggatcttggggtccaagtccatagctctctgaaagaggctgcacaagtcgatagggtgctaaagaaggcgtgcttgcctttattagtcaaggcattgagttcaagagtcaggaagctatgcggcagttttataaaactctggttaggccccatctggagtattgctttcagttctggtcgccccattatagaaaggatgtggagcctctggagagggtgcagaagaggttcaccaggatgctgcttgggttAGAGAGTATATGcgctaaggagaggttggacaaactcgggttgttttctctggagtgctggaggctgaggggagacctgacaggttactattagattatgagaggcatagaaagagcagacagccattatcttttccccaggattgaagaGGGcgttcatttaaggtgaggggagaaagttcaaaggagatttgcggggcaagtttttttacacagagagtggtgggtgcttggaatgcactgccatgggtggaggcagatacgacagaggtgtttaagaggcacatggatgtgcagagaatggagggatatggaccatgtgcaggcaggagggattaggtgtcattagctcaattagttcggcacaacagtgagcagaaggacctgttcctgctgtactgttctatgatgttAGGATAGGAAATCAGTGGGCTACAAACAGATTCCATTTTTATGGACATTTatgtcaattttgtccatgtcagaaaaCACACAAAGATCActcaaaagaacaattactgaaagtggacaGAGagaagtagagaaacaaaggactgcagatgctggaatctagatgaaaaacacaatgatgctggaggaattcagcaggccaggcagcatctgtggagaaaagcaggcggtcaacgtttcgggtcaggactgaagataggaaaaggggaagcccaatatataggaggcaaaagcagagcagtgataggtggacaaaagaggggaggcggggtgggcacaaggtggtgacaggtagatgcaggtaagagataggcaagtgctggggaggagggaagagcagatccaccagggatgggtcaaaggtaaggagttCTGTagtttgtaggaacaaatgtatgtacgtATGTCAGCCTTTTGAACTTACTAATATTATGGAAGCTCATTTGTATGCAGGGCTGTTCGTAACCCAAGGACAGCCTGTATAATGAGACGGGTTAAGGAAGGAATTCTAAGGACGGCACCCTgacgcagcaggtagtgctgctgtctcatggctccaatgactcgggttcaatcctgaccttcggtactatctttgtggagcttgcacctcttccctgtgaccctgtaggtttcccccaggtgttccagtttcctctcatatcctaaAGACTTGCTGGTTAATTaactgctgtaaactgcccccagtataggtgggtggtgggagaatgaCAGGGAGTTgagagaatgggttgcagggaaataagtgggagaatggtaTTGCCTCAGAGCCGGCATAGgtctgataggctgaatggcctcctatgtcataagataATAATGAAATAACATAAATTAAGTTCAGGACACAAGCTACTAAATGAATGATTCTTTCAGGGAGCTAGTAGCCATGATGGCAAGGTGGAAGTTTGGGTGCACAGAGAAATAACAATGTGAATGCACACACATTGTTCATGGAGTAACAGAGCAGCAACACATAATATTGCACAGAGCCATGCACGTACTTTAACATTGTATTGGCAACAGAGGTAAACTTTAACCTGGTGTTATTGAACTGAAACACAGCTTTCCTGCAAACAGTGTGAGCTTAAtggaacaatcccagcttcaaGTTTGCAGTGAGGACAGAAGACTGCAAATGATGCGCAGTGAAGTTAAGAACAGTGCAAAGGGTCACTGAGCCTGTTTGAGTTTCCAAGTGTTTTACAGTTTTTGTTCTAGACCTCGTCTGTGTTTCTGAGAAGTGTTGGTTCATTAATGTGTGGACTGGCTGTGATTAACAGAATGCCTCTCTTTGCCGTCCAGGTCAGTCATCGACACAATGCAGCATGCGGTCTACATGCATGACATCACTCATGTTGTTATAGATAATTTACAGTTCATGATGGGACAGGAATACCTCTCTGTTGACAAGTAAGTTCACCTCTTGATTAAAACGTAAGCTGTTTTGTGATTGCAATAACTTGGATTTATTGTGACCCCTTCCATTTAAACTTGAACGCAAGACAGCAGCTCAGTGCCACGTTTACAAGAGGAATAAATACTGATCTTACTTGTGACCCTCCATGTCctggaaataaatataaaaaacctGCCTATTCTTTCGTTGGGCTTGAATACTTATTTCCCCCTCTCCCTGTAGTTAAATTCAACAGCTTCACACAGTGACTGGGTAATAACAGTACAAAAGACACTTACTTTAAAGTTATATTAGTGACTGATACCTACTCAAACAAGAAAGGTTTAATGGAACAATCCCAGTTTTAGTCCCATGGTGAGAAAAAGCAGCACGGTGGCGGAGCTagagagctactgcctcacatgccagaaacccgggttcaatcctgaccgtggctgctgtctgtgtggagtttgcatgttctccctgtgaccacatgggtttcctcccacgttcccaaAGCgtttggttggtaggttaatttgccactgaaatgaaaatgggattaatgtaggatcagtgtaaaaatgggtggctGGTATTTGGTGTGGGCTCAATGttctgaacagcctgtttctgtgctgtgtttctcTTTGACTCAGGATGACAACGTAAAGGGTGCTTGGTGGGATTCAGAACAGTTCAAAGAGTAGGCCTTGTCAAATCTACTGGAACAGGAGTTCCATTCATCAATCTCCCTGAATCTTCCCCAAGTCCTCAGTCCCCCTGGGTTAATCATTGCCAAACAGGTCCAGTTGTGGGCCATAGCTCTTGCTTTAGGCATTTGTTGCCAGGTTGGTTGAAGCTCTCTAGAAACTTAAGAAAATACGTCTCCTCTGAGGCCTGATTCACCGTTCCAGAAGATAGCTGGGATCCTCTGTTTCAGCAACTCCCCGGTCCCCAAGTCCCATGTTCCTCAGTGTCCAGAAATCTCCTGCACATGCTCTTGACCCTCCTCACTGACTGAGCACCCACACCTCCGCAGGGCAGAGATCTGAGTCAGTTCGCTGTTGTACATTCTCTGCTGCCCAGCAGGAAGTCCAGGACATCTGGGCTGACTGAGGTCAGAAGCACCTACTACTGGTGAGCATGCCCACTTGCACTGTTCCTTCGCATCAGTGAGGCACCTAAATCCATTCgttatatagtcatacagcacagaagcaggcccttcggcccacaatcgccatgctgaccatcgtgtAGCCACCTTTACTAATCCTGTTGTCCTACACCTGACCTTCTAtgtggtgatttaagtgcttgtcaagatacttattaaatgttgtgaaagtctctgcctccaccaccccttgtCTCAGtcagagtgttccagattccagccaccctctggaaaatccccctctcaccataaacctattcTCCTTGGTTTTAGAGTCTATTCTTGTGCTTCCTCTGTTCCCAGTCATAGATCTCCCACTCGCCCCTACCCTGCCTCCTCAGACTGCTCCCCTTACCAAATTAGCCTGCAAAAGAGAAGACCCCTTTGTCCCTCCAATCTGTTCAAACCATTCAGTTGGATCATGCCGGATCTGAATATTATCCCACTTGCTTGTTCCATGTCCTTCCCTGGTATAAATGTTTGTTGGCCTTGTATTTTTCAATTGTCACTCCCCCCCTCGACAGTATTTTGGGAAGGGAGGGTTGCACTTTTTCTGAGCAGGGGTAGCAGGCTGGACTGGGTTAGGTTTGCGAGGGAATGGAGCTGGGCAGAGGTCTGGAAATCCCGTCTAATTGGATAGGTGGAGGATTTAGTTCCTCTTCAACTTAACGTTAGTAAAACTGAAACATCCCCGTCCACTTCAGGTTTTCCGCGCAGGATTACAGCATTGGAATGTTCCGGAAGTTTGCCACGGACAATAGTTGCCACGTGACTCTGGTCATCCACCCGAAAAAGCAGGAAGATGATAAGGAGCTGCAGACGGCTTCCATCTTTGGAACGGCCAAGGCAAGTCTGATCTCCAGAGAACGACAAGAGGGGTTGGGTGGGTGAAGGTTGCTTCCAACTCCCCGAGTCTTTGTTCACCCTGTTCTGATGCCTTTAGTGAACTTGCCCCTCAAAGTTCCTGTAAAATGAGGCAGGTTAGGTTTGTCAGCGTGTAACTTGCACCAGTTTGCCCTTGGCTCGTGTACTCATTGCCTTGCACTGACTCCTACTCCTGTGGCGCCTCAGCTGAACAattcctcattctcctgtttGGCTTTCTCAGCTGCTTCGCCTCTGTGTATTTCTATAAGATTTTCcattgtagggcaggcacggtagtgtagcggttagcataacgctttacagcgccagcgacccgggttcaattccggccgctgtctgtaaggagtttgtacgttctccccgtgtctgtgtgggtttcctccgggtgctccggtttcctcccacattccaaagacgtacgggttaggaagttgtgggcatgctatgttggcgccggaagtgtggcaacacttgcgggctgcccccagaacactctacgcaaaagatgcatttcattgtgtgtttcaatatacatgtgtggctaataaagatatcttatctccaaTCCACATAGATTAAattagatcagattagtttattgtcgtatacaccagggtgcaatgagatCCTTTGactgtgtgaagctcacagagtaaacagcatgcATGGTgtgaataaatacaacaatgagtgtaaaacagcagaatggtgcaaagatagtagtgcaatctgaagtagtgcaaaaagaaatgctaaagtgacaataatggaataaccgagagaacatagaacatagaacactacagcccataatgttgtgctgacattttatcctgttctaagatctatctaacccttcccttccacatagccccctatttttctatcattcatgtatctatctaagagtctcttaaatgtccctaatgtatctgcccccacaatctctgcaggcagtgcgttccacgcacccaccactctctgtgtaaaaaaaaaacttatcccttacATCCCCTTAtcccttcctccagtcaccttaaaattatgccccctcgtgttagccattgtcgccctgggaaaaagtctctgactgtccactcgatctatgcctcttatcatcttctacacctctatcaagtcacctctcatcctccttctctccaaagagaaaagcccgagctcactcaacctatcctcataagacatgctctccaatccaggcaacatcctggtaagtctcctctgcaccctctctaaagcttccacatcctttctataatgaggcgaccagaacggaacacaatactccaagtgcggtctgaccagagctctacagagctgcaacatcacctcgcggctcttgaactcagtaccccgactaatgaaggccaacactccatatgccttcttaacaaccctattgacctgtgtggcaaccttgagagatctatggacgtggaccccaagatccctctgttcctccacagttctaagagtcctgccattaaccattgTATTCCATGTCATGCCATTAACCTCGGACTCTTACCTTGTACTAGCATACAAGGTAAGAGTCTGAAGAGGTGGCGCACTACcgggaagaggatgtgaaagaggtgatgggttcagaagtctgacagcagtggggaagaagctgttcttgagtctggacgtTGGGGTTTTGAAGCTCCTCTATCGTCTcccagaagggagaagagagaaaagggaatggccagggtggcaggtgtcTTTGACAATACTACTAGTCTTCTCTGAGCTTGTGTCCATTGCCCTGTTGACAACCATGCCTTCAGCGGTCTAACTTCAAAGCTCTGaagttccctccctaaacctgtgGTCACCTGACCTGATATCTCCTCATTTGTCCCATTTTGTCTTGTAACACTCCTCTACAAGATAGATAATCATGGAGGAgtgggagaccatttggcccacaatgtctgttctgGCCAAAACTGCATAATCGTGCTTCCTGGTTCTTGCAGCCTTGTTGGTTATGCTGTCTTAACATGAGCTCCACTCATTCAGGCTTGGTATTTGAGTAGGAAGGCAAATCTTTCCCTCAGTGTACTCTCTGTTATAAGGCCGCCTTGTTCATTTTATTCAGCTCTCATAATTCTTTTGTACCTCTCAATTTATACATGGAGCACCTAGGGACTTTTCAcgacattaaaggtgctatatgaatgcaggTTGTTGTAGTTTTACCAATGCCTCAGgtacctttaaaatgttgttaatggacctgcctcaaccacttccactggcagctcattccatatacggactacccctctgggtgaaaaagttgccccacaggttcctattaaatctctccccctctcaccttaaacctctgccctctagttcttgattccccaactctggggggaaaaaaggactgtgtgcatttaccctttctatgcccctcatgattttatacacctctgtaagatcggTCCTCATTTACCTACGCTCCAATGGGAACAGTCCGAACCTGCACTTATGGTCTctctggggtggagggaggggggtgggaagaggagatGCAAGATGCTGAACTCTTGTCCCTTTGTtatcccccaaacctttccttgCAGGCCAGCCAGGAGGCTGACAATGTGCTCATCCTTCAGGACAAGAAGCTGATCTCGGGTCAGGGGAAGCGTTACGTGCAGGTAGCGAAGAACCGCTTTGACGGAGACCTGGGTGTCTTCCCACTGGAGTTCAAGAAGGCCTCGCTGACCTTCTCTGCCGTCAAGAGCAAAGCCAAGCTGAgaaaggtggaggaggaggacaatgccacagctgcagagaagcCCGTCAAACCCGCCAAGCCCCGAGAGAAGAAGGTGAGGCCACGGGAGGAGCCTTCATCTTCCCAGGAGAAGTGAGCAGACCCGTGGGCTCGGACTGTGCCCGATGCACCAGCTTACTGGCGACGACTCACCTCTGCCATTGTGGTGGGACCTGCCGGGAAACCACATGGGTGTTCAGTGCAGAATGGGATCTTGGACTGTCCCTTGTGCACGACAACCGTGGAGACTCGGAATAGTCATCCAGCAGGTTACCGCTGGTGATGTTGGAAAATTGACAgaactttcaaaataaattgaagCACTTTGAattgtttaaaaggcatctgtCACTCACCAGCCTTGTTTTACGTGTGTGGGGTGGACTCTCGGCCAATTCTAGGCACCCCTCCTGAAAGCCTCTCTCGATGTGAAGGCTTTCGTTCGTTTCTCAGTGGTAGGATGGAGGACTTGCATTTGTTTAGCACGGCTCAGCCTCCGGACCTCCCAAGCTGTTCTACCACTGGTGAATTACTTGTGACTTGGAAGCACTCCCGTTGTGTTTGTTGCCCAGTTGTGCATTGGATGCTCCACAAGCAGTAACAAGAGGGGTGATCTGTCTTGGTGAAGTTGGTTGAGGGCTGATAATTGGACTAGAATCCAGAGGCAAACTCACCAGAATCATCTTCTGGGATGTTTTATCTGGGGGATCCTGCTTTAGTCTGAGCTCTGTAAGAAGCAGATAGTCTTTCTGGGGTCACTAGTGTCAATTGCTCTGGAGGTGTTCAGAattaactgctctgcctgagactgaaGTTATATTTTGGCcagactgaacatagaacagtacagcacaggaacaggccctttggcccactgtatgcatgccgaccatgatgccggtTTAAtgtcatctgcctgcatgtggtctatatccctcccttccctgtctgttcatgtgtctgtctaatgcatcttaaacgttgctatcctATTGTTTCTGCCACTCTCCCTGGCAGCTTGTACCAGGCACctcccacactctgtgtaaaacaaaaccttgtcttgtaaatctcctttaaactttccctgtctCACCTTTAAAgctatttaacatttccaccctggggaagaaAGACTCTACCCTATCtagacctctcataattttatgtacttctgtcaggtcgcccctcagcctccgctccggagaaaacaatccaggattgtccaacctctccttatagctaatactctctaatccagtcaacatcctggtgaacttcctctgcaccctctccaaagtctccacatcccttctataatgtggcgaccagaactacacacaatgccaCAAAGTCCCACAGTACTGGGACAGTTGTTCCCCCTGAACCACGGTTGTGAGGCATTCTCGATCATGTTGCTTCTGTTCTCTGCAGGTAGCCCACACTTTAACAAAGTTATCAGGTTTAGTCTGGTAACTAACTTGTGATGTTTGGCTTGCTGACCCAGTGATGTGATCGGTGCAGTCTTGAGAGGTTTTGTTTGTTAATGGCAACTCTTTTTAAGTACATCGGAttcgcaggagactgcagatgccagaacctggagcaacagacaccctgccggtggaactcagcgggtcaagcagcatctgtggggggggggggggggggggaggaatgtcagtgtttcgggttgaaaccctgcatcaggactgaggggagaggggagatggccaatacaAAGAGGAGAGCggggagacaggggccagaggtgattggtggactgagggaagaggttgaaggatgatgggtagatcgagccaggtaggggaagggaggcagggtggagttgggagacggaggcaggtggatgatagatggaggcagagaggcgGATGGAGCGAGGTGGAGACAGCAGCTGGacggtgataagcaggaacacagaggttACCagtgtggaatctgataagtacggaaggtgataatgggaactgtcaggggagaggtgaagggcaggtgggaCTGCaaccaggtgggggtgggggtgggggtgggggaagcctgtgggtgaaatgtgtgggcaGCAAGTGGACGGAACCAGGAGGGAGACAAaaatgggtgaaggggggggggaatgttgaAGGGGACAAAAAAATAGGACAGGAGGAGGATCGgtaggaggggagggttacctgaaattggaaaattcacttcCATGCCGTTGGGTTGCTGACTACCCAGGCAGGAcgcgaggtgttgttcctctagtttgcattaacagtggagaaggacaaggatggacaggtcgatGGCAGGGGGTAGGTTACTGCCCCACTTCAATCTGAATTATGATATTTTCTTATTTAATACTCTGTACATatgttttttaaaagaagaatcaTGTTAAATATGTAGAGTATAGAATGTGCTGCTATTTTACAATTACTGTACAACCCCTTATTAGATTATTGTATCTGGAGTCGTGTAAGGGAGTATTTTTAATGATTGGATATTTGGAGTCCATGCATTTCTGATACTACATTTTATTATAAAGTAGAACATAATCCAAAGGTCTCTTGACTTTTAAACCTCTAGAACTGAAGGCATTCATCTTAACTATAAGCTGGGTGACATGAAACCGAGGGAGTAGTTCAGGGAAAACCTCTGATGGGAATATAGAACTGGGGTTATTTTATCATATCCTCAGAGCTCCTAGGGAGCTTTTATGCCAGTGAAGTAATTACGGAGCAACTAATTACTGGAATGAAAGGTTTGGAGCTGCCAATCtgaacaaacagcaatatgatactagtcatagtcatggagttgtaggacacggaaacaggcccttcagcccagatggTCAGTTCTGATCAAGCTGCcgaactgagctggtcccattgctctgtgtttggcccacatccccctaaacctttcttatccttgtaactgtccaaattccttttaaattttgtgattgtatctgcttctgccgtTTCCTCTGGCaattcgttccatatacccatcatcctctatggaaaaagttgccctcggttccctttttaaatctttctcctctcacttgaAACCCACATTCTCCAGtgctggactcccctaccctggggaaaagactttggttaCTAAgagcttatctatgcccctcttgattttataaatgttACAATGTCACCCTCCTATGCTCTGGgggagaaaagtcccaacctatccagcctccctttataacccaagccctccagtcttggtaacatcctcataaatctttgcacgctctccagtttaatgacaatttcttttagtaatgttggttgagggttaaGATAACCCAGAACAATGGAGAAAACTGCAATCCTTTCTAATTAGTGCTATGGAACTTTCTCCATCCATGTAAacgttcactccctccaccagtggCTGTGGTCCTGCcaagtacaaaatgcactgctgttactcactttaactactctgacagcacctgccAAACCTGTGATATCTTCCACCAGGAAGGTCAAGGGCAGTAGGTACAGGAAAGTACCACCACCTGCGGCTTCCCTTCTGAGTTGCACACCACCCTGATGTGAAAATATACCAACAGTCCTTCAGTATGGTTGGGTCCAATTCCTGGAGCCCCATCCTTCCCcaactacaggaagtccccgggttacgaacgag harbors:
- the twnk gene encoding twinkle protein, mitochondrial isoform X2 translates to MLTQFAMQRLDDQLDSYDEWADKFENLPLFFMTFHGQQSIKSVIDTMQHAVYMHDITHVVIDNLQFMMGQEYLSVDKFSAQDYSIGMFRKFATDNSCHVTLVIHPKKQEDDKELQTASIFGTAKASQEADNVLILQDKKLISGQGKRYVQVAKNRFDGDLGVFPLEFKKASLTFSAVKSKAKLRKVEEEDNATAAEKPVKPAKPREKKVRPREEPSSSQEK